One stretch of Hoeflea sp. 108 DNA includes these proteins:
- a CDS encoding RNA polymerase sigma factor: MKGDDVQVSDRLVAFLPNLRRFAISLCRSRDIADDLVQAACERALAAQGSFEPGTRFDAWMFRILRNLWIDQVRRAKTAGPTEDIAERHDISGDTGEREAEARLTLKSVASAIDGLPDEHREVLLLVCVEDLSYKEAAEVLAIPIGTVMSRLARARKNLAEAAGINSAADRSPAKGRNP, from the coding sequence ATGAAAGGTGACGATGTTCAGGTGAGCGACCGGCTGGTTGCCTTCCTGCCCAATCTGCGCCGCTTCGCCATCTCGCTATGCCGGTCGCGCGATATCGCCGACGATCTGGTGCAGGCGGCATGCGAACGAGCGCTGGCGGCGCAAGGCAGCTTCGAGCCGGGCACGCGCTTCGATGCCTGGATGTTCCGCATCCTGCGCAATCTGTGGATCGACCAGGTTCGCCGAGCCAAGACCGCGGGGCCGACCGAGGACATCGCCGAACGCCACGACATATCAGGCGACACCGGCGAGCGTGAGGCCGAAGCGCGACTGACATTGAAGAGCGTGGCCAGCGCCATCGACGGTTTGCCCGACGAACATCGCGAGGTGCTGCTGCTCGTCTGTGTCGAAGATCTGTCCTACAAGGAGGCGGCGGAGGTGCTCGCCATCCCCATCGGCACCGTGATGAGCCGGCTTGCCCGCGCCCGCAAGAATCTCGCGGAGGCCGCTGGAATAAACTCCGCAGCCGACCGTTCTCCCGCAAAAGGGCGAAATCCATGA
- a CDS encoding S8 family serine peptidase → MPVQISHRLTVFALAALLATFGTPLAGPWQGPVMGTNQAMADDDDDGDDDDDAGGSGGAGSDRSPSARGGGSGGRPLDIFRQRQANPRRTAPTREPATHAPREIVALGLDDAALATLLAEGYAVRERVAVALDGGSALVKLGIPRGVTLEAALSRAVELAPRAEVDFNHYYRPDQAGNERCGANVCLARQVVGWPAADTFAGRCTKPARIGLIDTAVNADHLAFAGGRIETIRLGQGDLPASGRQHGTAVAALLIGSAESRTPGLVPGGELIAVDAFHRGDGSDDRSEVYDLVRAIDLLAARGVQVINMSLTGPANPLLEKTVGNATETDIVLVAAAGNDGPRAAPLYPAAYDGVIAVTAIDRAKNPYRRAGSGDHIDIAAPGVQVWTAASVKGAQPKTGTSFAAPFVTAAAAILKASNPALGAGEVEALLRQSAEDLGAPGKDPVYGWGLLNGRAICHG, encoded by the coding sequence ATGCCTGTCCAGATTTCGCACCGCCTGACCGTCTTTGCCCTGGCGGCCCTGCTCGCCACCTTTGGCACGCCGCTCGCCGGGCCGTGGCAAGGCCCGGTCATGGGCACGAACCAGGCAATGGCGGATGACGATGACGACGGCGACGATGATGACGATGCCGGTGGCAGCGGCGGTGCCGGTTCGGACAGGTCGCCGTCGGCGCGCGGCGGCGGTTCAGGCGGCCGGCCTCTCGACATTTTCAGGCAGCGGCAGGCGAACCCAAGGCGCACGGCGCCGACGCGAGAACCAGCCACGCATGCACCGCGCGAGATCGTGGCGCTAGGGCTCGACGACGCCGCCCTCGCAACGTTGCTTGCGGAAGGTTATGCCGTGCGCGAGCGTGTTGCCGTCGCGCTCGACGGCGGGTCGGCGCTCGTCAAACTGGGTATCCCACGTGGGGTGACGCTCGAGGCGGCCCTCAGTCGAGCGGTCGAACTCGCCCCCAGGGCCGAGGTCGATTTCAACCACTACTATCGCCCTGATCAGGCAGGCAACGAGCGTTGCGGCGCCAATGTCTGCCTGGCGCGACAGGTCGTCGGCTGGCCGGCGGCGGATACCTTTGCCGGGCGCTGCACGAAGCCGGCGCGGATCGGCCTCATCGACACCGCGGTCAATGCCGATCATCTCGCTTTCGCCGGCGGCCGCATCGAAACCATCCGGCTGGGGCAGGGCGATCTGCCCGCCTCGGGGCGCCAGCACGGCACGGCCGTCGCCGCGCTGCTCATTGGGTCGGCCGAAAGCCGCACGCCGGGGCTCGTTCCTGGTGGAGAGCTGATTGCAGTCGATGCCTTTCATCGCGGCGATGGCAGCGACGACCGTTCTGAAGTCTATGATCTGGTGCGGGCGATCGACCTTCTGGCAGCGCGCGGCGTGCAGGTCATCAATATGAGCCTCACCGGGCCGGCAAATCCTCTGCTGGAAAAGACGGTGGGCAACGCGACCGAAACCGACATCGTTCTGGTGGCGGCCGCGGGCAATGACGGGCCGCGCGCCGCACCGCTCTACCCCGCCGCCTATGACGGCGTGATCGCCGTCACCGCCATAGACCGCGCCAAGAACCCCTATCGCCGTGCCGGATCAGGCGACCATATCGACATCGCCGCACCCGGCGTGCAGGTCTGGACCGCGGCCTCGGTGAAGGGTGCCCAGCCCAAGACCGGCACCTCCTTTGCCGCACCTTTCGTGACCGCCGCTGCGGCCATCCTGAAGGCGTCCAACCCGGCCCTTGGTGCCGGGGAAGTGGAAGCCCTCCTGCGCCAGAGCGCCGAGGATCTGGGCGCTCCCGGCAAGGATCCAGTCTATGGCTGGGGCCTGCTCAACGGCCGCGCCATCTGCCATGGCTGA
- a CDS encoding DUF4956 domain-containing protein, with translation MIAQLLQTPFAAELVRFGINLTGMSALLFGMYYRRYRDKELVTAAALFNIFVFAVLTVLSTVQFGVAAGFGLFAILALFTLRSEPLSKTEMTYFFGSVAIAVICSVQGTTLPFVAVTVAFVLAGAFVVDHPRMLQSVSGTKVSLDKINVALLSDPATMRAELSQRLGVDVLSYQVLQLDYITEMAKLNVHYRKH, from the coding sequence ATGATCGCGCAACTTCTGCAGACGCCATTCGCGGCCGAACTCGTCCGCTTCGGCATCAACCTCACCGGTATGTCGGCGCTGCTGTTCGGCATGTATTACCGCCGCTACCGCGACAAGGAGCTGGTCACCGCGGCGGCCCTGTTCAACATCTTCGTCTTTGCGGTGCTGACCGTGCTGTCGACGGTCCAGTTCGGCGTTGCCGCGGGCTTCGGCCTGTTCGCCATACTGGCGCTGTTCACGCTGCGCTCGGAACCGCTGTCGAAGACCGAGATGACCTATTTCTTCGGCAGCGTGGCGATCGCCGTCATCTGCTCGGTGCAGGGAACGACACTGCCTTTCGTGGCGGTGACCGTTGCCTTCGTGCTCGCCGGTGCCTTTGTCGTCGACCATCCCCGCATGCTGCAATCGGTCAGCGGCACCAAGGTCTCGCTCGACAAGATCAATGTCGCTCTGCTGTCCGACCCGGCAACCATGCGCGCCGAACTGTCCCAGCGTCTGGGCGTCGACGTGTTGTCCTACCAGGTGCTGCAGCTCGACTACATCACGGAAATGGCGAAACTCAATGTCCATTATCGCAAGCACTGA
- a CDS encoding polyphosphate polymerase domain-containing protein, with translation MSIIASTDALISSGFAPISLKALNGKAAMLERLDNKYVVDGTVFMQAAGDFADVFDMLEIDGLRAFTYETCYFDDVDRRSYFDHHQGRRQRAKIRIRRYVEAGLCFLEVKLKDKRGVTIKKRLDRDPEGFGVLDDVALAFIDKVYRAQYGQAFPHLLSRVLDMRYRRMTLVARQGGERMTIDSGLEFFAGGMRHAVDPSRFILETKSANGNGVADGILRALHQHPTKRCSKYCVATALLNPGTKHNRFLPALRKLGGAPSRPVLLQPSFQ, from the coding sequence ATGTCCATTATCGCAAGCACTGATGCGCTCATTTCAAGCGGTTTCGCGCCGATCAGCCTGAAGGCCCTGAACGGCAAGGCCGCCATGTTGGAGCGGCTGGACAACAAATACGTCGTCGACGGCACGGTGTTCATGCAGGCCGCCGGCGATTTCGCAGACGTCTTCGATATGCTGGAAATCGATGGTCTGCGCGCCTTCACCTACGAGACCTGCTATTTCGACGATGTCGACCGCCGGAGCTACTTCGACCACCATCAAGGCAGGCGACAGCGGGCCAAGATACGCATCCGCCGCTATGTCGAGGCCGGGCTCTGCTTTCTCGAAGTGAAGCTCAAGGACAAGCGCGGGGTCACGATCAAGAAGCGCCTCGACCGCGATCCCGAGGGCTTCGGCGTGCTTGACGATGTGGCCTTGGCCTTCATCGACAAGGTCTACCGTGCCCAGTACGGCCAGGCCTTTCCGCATCTGTTGTCACGCGTTCTCGATATGCGATACCGCCGCATGACGCTGGTGGCGCGGCAGGGTGGCGAGCGCATGACCATCGACAGCGGGCTCGAGTTCTTCGCTGGTGGCATGCGACATGCTGTCGATCCCAGCCGGTTCATCCTCGAGACCAAGTCGGCCAATGGCAACGGCGTTGCCGATGGCATCCTGAGGGCACTACACCAGCATCCGACCAAGCGCTGCTCGAAATATTGCGTCGCAACAGCGCTGCTCAACCCCGGAACCAAGCACAACCGCTTCCTGCCGGCGCTGCGCAAGCTCGGCGGAGCTCCCTCACGTCCCGTCCTTCTCCAGCCAAGTTTCCAATAG
- a CDS encoding esterase-like activity of phytase family protein, which yields MMKYLTAALLGASTFALDAPAMTQPLDLAVLDSKPVPAIGPGGQSINELSGLAWDADEKLLYAVSDDGVLHHFSIEVGDGKIVALEPVLSVSLNTGATPATVNAEGLAAVNGDNRKAGDTELLVAFEDGPAIHRLRSDGASLGAVQLPEALADPARYNEPNSRLEAVAVTAGQGIVTAPEEAMMGEPGDTHTIHGLDGKSWSFATFQPKRSNLKAIEPMPDGRLLLLERTREQKGGPSVGRLRVLDPKTCGGDAPCAVENLDPGSSPLLNDNFEGMASLGGGLYLLVTDKTRKEAPGMFVLVSVKPRP from the coding sequence ATGATGAAGTACCTCACGGCGGCGCTGCTCGGCGCTTCGACATTCGCGCTCGACGCACCCGCCATGACACAGCCGCTCGACCTTGCCGTCCTGGACAGCAAACCCGTGCCGGCGATAGGCCCCGGCGGGCAGTCGATCAACGAACTGTCTGGCCTTGCCTGGGACGCCGACGAAAAGCTGCTTTATGCCGTGTCCGACGACGGCGTCCTGCACCATTTCAGCATTGAGGTCGGCGACGGCAAGATCGTCGCGCTTGAGCCCGTCCTTTCGGTGTCGCTCAACACCGGCGCAACGCCGGCAACCGTTAATGCCGAGGGTCTTGCCGCTGTTAACGGCGACAACCGCAAGGCAGGCGACACCGAACTTCTGGTCGCTTTCGAGGACGGGCCGGCCATCCACCGCTTGCGGTCTGACGGCGCCTCGCTCGGAGCCGTGCAACTGCCCGAGGCGCTGGCCGATCCGGCCAGATACAACGAGCCGAACAGCAGGTTGGAAGCAGTTGCCGTGACAGCCGGGCAAGGCATCGTCACCGCGCCCGAAGAAGCGATGATGGGTGAACCCGGCGACACCCATACCATCCATGGCCTCGACGGCAAAAGCTGGAGCTTCGCCACCTTCCAGCCCAAGCGCAGCAACCTCAAGGCCATAGAGCCCATGCCCGACGGTCGGCTACTGCTGCTTGAGCGCACACGCGAGCAGAAGGGCGGGCCGAGTGTTGGCCGGCTAAGGGTGCTTGATCCCAAGACGTGCGGCGGCGACGCGCCATGCGCCGTTGAAAATCTCGATCCCGGATCGAGCCCGCTGCTGAACGACAACTTCGAGGGCATGGCCAGCCTGGGCGGAGGCCTCTATCTGCTGGTCACCGACAAGACCAGGAAGGAGGCGCCGGGCATGTTCGTCCTCGTGTCGGTCAAGCCTCGGCCCTGA
- a CDS encoding membrane protein — protein sequence MEATLVHQNAEPGYDQRIEKMHSRDRAGLVAFIVVLWCTMLFALFSVWSYISVPAIGIILAVACGLVLAFNTAAIFAMLRHYHEDKHFIYGLDLKHLDEMRRRKR from the coding sequence ATGGAAGCAACTCTCGTTCATCAAAACGCGGAGCCGGGCTACGACCAGCGCATCGAAAAGATGCATAGCCGCGACCGCGCCGGCCTTGTAGCCTTTATCGTGGTGCTTTGGTGCACCATGCTGTTCGCGCTCTTCAGCGTCTGGTCATACATCTCCGTCCCGGCCATCGGCATCATCCTGGCAGTTGCCTGCGGCCTCGTGCTTGCCTTCAACACGGCTGCGATCTTCGCCATGCTGCGTCACTACCACGAAGACAAGCACTTCATTTACGGCCTCGACCTCAAGCATCTCGACGAGATGCGCCGGCGTAAGCGCTAA
- a CDS encoding amino acid permease — MANVTSTAPEGERLQLLRVLGPAHVWALGVGIVLVGEYMGWNFSVGKGGMIAGLVACWVAGLLYTCVAMIDSEVTSTVAAAGGQYAQAKHIVGPLMAFNVGLFLVMAYTMLEAANAITVGFLLDTVAGMQGHSGLNQQPFIILAIMFLAWLNYRGVLATLTFNLVITAIAFVAIITLFVSVQFGASAVPLDFSAITSDPLPYGWVGIVAALHFGLWYYLGIEGTCQAAEEVRSPARSLPYGTMAGIMTLLIAATMTWYVCSGLVPWEYLGQAGTPLFDAARVTGSTGLMVLLFVGTTFATLASANGCINDASRAWFSMGRDRYLPSWFGAVHPVYRTPYRAIVFLVPIALIFALGAPLDQVVTFSILSGLLGYTFMTFNMVMFRNKWPLDTIKRGYVHPLHPLPTIVLLVLCSTAYFAVFLGYGTQLSAMMCFYIVASLWFHFRRYQFVRRGDQFTMPWPKPLGY, encoded by the coding sequence ATGGCAAACGTGACTTCAACCGCGCCGGAGGGCGAACGCCTCCAGCTGCTGCGCGTGCTGGGCCCCGCCCATGTGTGGGCGCTCGGCGTCGGCATCGTGCTTGTCGGCGAATATATGGGCTGGAACTTCTCCGTTGGCAAAGGCGGCATGATCGCCGGCCTCGTCGCCTGCTGGGTCGCCGGCCTGCTCTACACCTGCGTCGCCATGATCGACTCCGAGGTGACCTCTACTGTCGCCGCGGCCGGCGGCCAGTACGCCCAGGCCAAGCACATCGTCGGCCCGCTCATGGCCTTCAATGTCGGCCTCTTCCTCGTCATGGCCTACACCATGCTGGAAGCGGCCAACGCCATCACCGTCGGCTTCCTGCTCGACACGGTGGCCGGCATGCAGGGCCATTCGGGCCTCAACCAGCAGCCCTTCATCATCCTCGCCATCATGTTCCTGGCGTGGCTCAACTATCGCGGCGTTCTGGCGACGCTGACCTTCAACCTGGTCATTACGGCAATCGCCTTCGTCGCCATCATCACGCTGTTCGTATCGGTGCAGTTCGGCGCCTCGGCCGTGCCGCTCGATTTCTCGGCCATCACGTCCGATCCGCTGCCTTACGGCTGGGTCGGCATCGTGGCGGCGCTGCATTTCGGCCTGTGGTATTACCTTGGCATCGAAGGCACCTGCCAGGCGGCCGAGGAAGTGCGCTCGCCCGCCCGCTCGCTGCCCTACGGCACCATGGCCGGCATCATGACGCTGCTGATTGCGGCGACCATGACCTGGTATGTCTGCTCGGGCCTCGTGCCGTGGGAGTATCTCGGCCAGGCCGGCACGCCGCTGTTCGACGCGGCGCGTGTCACCGGCAGCACCGGGCTGATGGTCCTGCTCTTCGTCGGCACGACCTTTGCCACGCTGGCCTCGGCCAATGGCTGCATCAACGACGCGTCGCGCGCCTGGTTCTCGATGGGTCGCGACCGTTATCTGCCGAGCTGGTTCGGTGCCGTGCATCCGGTCTACCGCACGCCCTATCGTGCCATCGTCTTCCTGGTGCCGATCGCGCTGATCTTCGCGCTCGGTGCACCGCTCGACCAGGTCGTGACCTTCTCGATCCTGTCGGGCCTGCTCGGCTACACCTTCATGACCTTCAACATGGTGATGTTCCGGAACAAGTGGCCGCTCGACACGATCAAGCGCGGCTATGTGCATCCGCTGCATCCGCTGCCGACGATCGTGCTGCTCGTTCTGTGCTCGACCGCCTATTTCGCCGTGTTCCTTGGCTATGGCACGCAGCTCAGCGCCATGATGTGCTTCTACATCGTCGCCTCGCTCTGGTTCCACTTCCGGCGCTATCAGTTCGTGCGCCGCGGTGACCAGTTCACCATGCCCTGGCCCAAGCCGCTGGGTTACTGA
- the hppD gene encoding 4-hydroxyphenylpyruvate dioxygenase — protein MGPFPHDAPPARISADNPAGTDGFEFVEFAHPEPEKLEELFTRMGYQPVARHKTKKITVWRQGDINYIVNAEPGSHAMRFVDEHGPCAASMAWRVVDAKHAFDHAVSKGAVPYTGADKALDVPAIVGIGGSLLYFVDKYGTKGSAYDTDFEWIGARDPKPQGVGFYFLDHLTHNVYRGNMDKWWDFYRELFGFKQIHFFNIDGRITGLVSRAITSPCGKIRIPLNESKDDTSQIEEYLRKYKGEGIQHIAVGSDDIYAATDRIAEKGLKFMPGPPDTYYEMSRNRVHGHDEPLDKMKKHGILIDGEGVVDGGMTKILLQIFSKTVIGPIFFEFIQRKGDEGFGEGNFRALFESIEEDQIRRGVISQTAA, from the coding sequence ATGGGTCCGTTCCCGCACGATGCGCCGCCGGCCAGGATCAGCGCCGACAACCCCGCCGGCACCGACGGCTTCGAGTTCGTCGAGTTCGCGCATCCCGAGCCCGAGAAGCTGGAAGAGCTTTTCACGCGCATGGGCTACCAGCCGGTCGCGCGCCACAAGACTAAGAAGATCACCGTCTGGCGCCAGGGCGACATCAACTACATCGTCAACGCCGAGCCGGGCAGCCACGCCATGCGCTTCGTCGACGAGCATGGCCCTTGCGCTGCCTCGATGGCGTGGCGGGTGGTCGACGCCAAGCACGCATTCGACCACGCGGTGTCGAAGGGCGCCGTGCCCTACACCGGCGCCGACAAGGCGCTCGACGTGCCGGCCATCGTCGGCATCGGCGGCTCGCTGCTCTACTTCGTCGACAAGTACGGCACCAAGGGCTCGGCCTATGATACCGATTTCGAATGGATCGGCGCGCGCGACCCCAAGCCCCAGGGCGTCGGCTTCTATTTCCTCGACCACCTGACCCACAATGTCTATCGCGGCAACATGGACAAGTGGTGGGATTTCTATCGCGAGCTTTTCGGCTTCAAGCAAATCCACTTCTTCAACATCGACGGCCGCATCACCGGCCTCGTCAGCCGCGCCATCACCTCGCCCTGCGGCAAGATTCGCATCCCGCTGAACGAGTCCAAGGACGACACCAGTCAGATCGAAGAATATCTCAGGAAGTACAAGGGCGAAGGCATCCAGCACATCGCCGTCGGCAGCGATGACATCTATGCCGCCACCGACAGGATCGCCGAAAAGGGCCTGAAGTTCATGCCCGGCCCGCCCGACACCTATTACGAGATGTCGCGCAACCGCGTGCACGGCCATGACGAACCGCTCGACAAGATGAAGAAGCACGGCATCCTGATCGACGGCGAAGGCGTGGTCGACGGTGGCATGACCAAGATCCTGCTGCAGATCTTCTCCAAGACCGTCATCGGCCCGATCTTCTTCGAGTTCATCCAGCGCAAGGGCGACGAGGGCTTCGGCGAAGGCAACTTCCGCGCACTCTTCGAGTCCATCGAGGAAGACCAGATCCGCCGCGGCGTGATTTCCCAGACCGCCGCCTGA
- a CDS encoding Lrp/AsnC family transcriptional regulator — protein MNAALDQFDLKILRELQRDGRLTNNELSEKIALSASQCSRRRARLESEGFIRGYQAMLDRERLGLDLLVVISVTLATHNRDNAQRFARLVNDLPEVLEAYSLTGEMDYYIKVVVRGLSDLSRFVNEVLLPHDSVQHVKTAIVLTTLKQFGPLPIG, from the coding sequence ATGAATGCGGCGCTCGACCAATTCGACCTCAAGATCCTGCGCGAGCTTCAGCGCGACGGACGGCTGACAAACAACGAACTGTCGGAAAAGATCGCGCTGTCGGCGTCGCAATGCTCGCGCCGCCGCGCCCGGCTGGAGTCCGAGGGCTTCATCCGCGGCTATCAGGCCATGCTCGACCGCGAACGGCTCGGGCTCGATCTTCTGGTGGTGATTTCGGTGACGCTCGCCACCCACAACCGCGACAACGCCCAGCGTTTCGCCCGGCTGGTCAACGATCTGCCCGAGGTGCTCGAGGCCTATTCGCTGACCGGCGAGATGGATTACTACATCAAGGTCGTGGTGCGCGGGCTGTCGGATCTGTCGCGCTTCGTCAACGAGGTTCTGTTGCCGCACGATTCCGTGCAGCACGTGAAGACCGCGATCGTGCTGACGACGTTGAAGCAGTTCGGGCCGCTGCCGATCGGGTAG
- a CDS encoding MarR family winged helix-turn-helix transcriptional regulator, which produces MPDAFDLESFLPYRLNRAAELISLSFSREYKQRFQMTRPEWRALAALGSVGRMTATEIGAHSNMHKTKVSRAVAALEERRWLKRSENETDRRVEHLELTAAGLKAYREIADLAHSYQATLEKALGAGAIERIEAGLADVERALLARPKLQR; this is translated from the coding sequence ATGCCGGACGCGTTCGACCTGGAAAGTTTTCTGCCCTACCGGCTGAACCGGGCGGCCGAGTTGATCAGCCTGAGCTTTTCCAGGGAATACAAGCAGCGTTTCCAGATGACGCGACCCGAATGGCGCGCGCTCGCGGCGCTCGGCAGCGTCGGCCGCATGACCGCGACCGAGATCGGCGCCCATTCCAACATGCACAAGACCAAGGTCAGCCGTGCGGTGGCAGCGCTGGAGGAACGCCGCTGGCTGAAGCGCAGCGAGAACGAAACCGACCGCCGTGTCGAGCATCTGGAACTGACGGCTGCTGGTCTCAAGGCCTATCGCGAGATCGCCGACCTGGCCCACAGTTACCAAGCGACCCTTGAAAAGGCGCTCGGCGCGGGCGCCATCGAGCGCATCGAGGCGGGGCTGGCGGATGTCGAGCGGGCGCTGTTGGCAAGGCCAAAGCTGCAGCGATAG